The Plasmodium vivax chromosome 12, whole genome shotgun sequence genomic interval GAATATTCAACGACAAGACTTCGCAAATAGAAGAGCTAACTTACGAAGTGAAGCAGACCATCACGGACGCTACCAACGACGTAGATGCGCTGGTGCAGTACGTCTGCAACCTGAGCATTAGCAACCCGCAGGGGAGGACGCACCTGgacaatataattttctccCTAAAAAACCGCCTGTTTGAGTTTACGAAGAAGTTTAAGGATGTCCTGCATATTCGGAGCGAGGTAGGGGGTGGAGGCCCTCCCGCTGCTTCACTGTGGTGGTCAGTGGGGCTCTCACGTGCGAAGGTGCCATCTCGGTGGATGACGCGTGGACCCATGCGTTCTGACAGCATCTCCTTTCTGCTCCCCAAGTGGATCTCCCCCATTTGCTCcacacctctttttttttcccccccttagCACATAAAAAAGCAAGTGAATCGCAGAAACATGTACTCCTACACGACGACCGAGTCGACCTTCAGCAACGACAACTACAAATTCACGCCCCTTCGGGACATCGACATTGAGGGGTACTCAACACAGAGCTGTGTGGGTGTGCCGTCACGTTTAGCTGACCATGTACatgcattttattattttattattttattattttattttttttttttaatttttttaattttttttttttttttttttttccccctcagcGGGCAGCAGCAGACCCTGAAGATGCCCGAGCGGACGTCCTATCTGCACTCCAGAGCGGATGCAATGGAAAACATACAAAAGATAATCGGGGACCTAGCGCAGATGTTCCAAAAGGTCGCCACGATGGTGACTCAGCAGGATGAAATGATTCGGCGGATCGACGAGGACATTGACACTTCCCTTTACAACACCAGGGAGGGGCAGAACTACCTCCTAACGTACTTCAACCGGCTGACGAACACGCGGACGCTGATACTACAGGTGGGTCTTTGCGTGCGCAGGGGTAGCGCCAGCTGTGTAGCTTACTCTGTCACTCCAATGTGGCTTTCACCCGGTTGCCACTCCAGCGTAGCTTTCATGCGGCTGCCACTCCAGCGTAGCTTTCATGCGGCTGCCACTCCAACGTGGTTTTCACCCCATTGCTCCCCCACCTTCGCTTATTCCCCCCCGTACAGATTTTCGCCTGCATATTCATCCTGatagttttttttgtgttgtTCACGTGAGCAGTCTCTGCATCTGGACAGCGCAAGGAAGGCCCTCcatgtcatttttatttattccccCGCTGCACCCCCTTTGATGGAAGGAACATTCAAGGCCCCAACGCAGCGTTGCCCCACCACAAACGGGCGAAGTTACGAATAACGGTGTTCtttaatttattgtttttaaattcttaGTAGCAGTCATCAATTTGGTTAGCCAATTCGCACGGATTATaccactctttttttttccttttttatttatttttttttttgtgtgtgtcgTTTTTGCGCCCATATAAGTGCATCCCCATTTGACATTCTCTTACAAGCGCATGACATTTATTAAATGCCTCCCCCACTCCCACACGTGCGCTTACACGTTTGCAAAGAAATGGAAGCATCCGCAGAATTAATGTGTTTCTTGCATGTGCATTTATGTCATTATGAAGAGCTGGGGGTCGGGCGCCTTCCCTATTGGAGAGGCCACACATGTTGCACGTAACTTGTGTGCGGCGCCGCCCCGTTGATTTAAACTGTAGGCAGCCTTTACATTTGCATTTACATTCGCACCTCCGTTTGCAGTTGCGTGTGTGCCCAGGCCTAcgttttgattttttttttttttgtccattttgtttctcttAAGTTTATTTCGTCTTAGCAAGCGCACGTAAGTCTCCCTCTTCTCTCCCCTCCTTTACAAATCCTTTTGCGCGGACCAAGAGCGACGATCTTATTTACTCCCTCCCCCCTAGGGGGGACTCCTCCAAGTTGTTTACCTAATTCACGAAAGCACTCCCCCTTTCgcaattaaaattttatgaaattaaTTTGGTTTTGTCCGCTTGGCTCGCAGCAGcagcggtgaagtggtgtGAGCGATAGTAGCAGTGCgtccatttttgcgaaatcACCTGCGCGGTTCATAACAGGTAGGcacttttttgcgaaatcACCTGCACGGTTCATAAGAGGTAGGcacttttttgcgaaatcACCTGCACGGTTCATAACTTTGTGAACATTTCTGTAAAATCACCTAAACGGTTCATAACACTGGGCAGTTTTTTTCTACACCGTTGCGCGAAGCGAACGCCACGACGATATGCTCATTCGCCCCGCAGCGGCCAACAACCGCCAAACCTTTAAATCTACAGTGGTGTAAATTCAATACGAAATAACCGCACGAGCGCTTTTCAAAAGTTTAACGTCATAAAATGTGTTTAATTATTTGTGCATGTAGtatcattaaaaaaggggaaatatgCACACAGCGCGTGGgacgtgcaaaaaaaaaaaaaaaaaaaaaacaaagcatgACACGCACACGTGGTGCACACTGAGCAAACACGCAATCTCGTTCCGTTGGGCCTTTACTGTGTAAAAAGTTAGCGACGAAAGTTCTCGCCGAAAAAAACGTTCAGCAAAAACCTTTTAAACAATCGCCGACGCGGCGGAAGATAACTTGGGCCACAACTCCGCGCATTCCCTTGCAACGGGTCCCGTTATTGCTGATCCCTTCATTTCTCCTTTGGGGTTAACAATAACACCGGCGTTGTcttcaaaataaatgaagtaCCCTTCGTGTCTTCTCCAGGCCTTGGACTGACGCGTGATTATTGCGTTCAGCACTTTTTTCCTCAGATCGGGTTTTCCCTTCTTCACGGTGGCTAGCACCATGTCACCGAGTGAGGCAGCGGGCAGTCTGTTCAAGCATGAGCCAAATCCCTGTCAGtcgggggggaacaaaagaaaaaataaataaacaaataaacaaataaaccaATTTAATGAGAACTGCCTTCTCGCACGGGAAGCACACGGGTAGCGCCGTATACCCCTCCCATTAGTACGCCCCCCCAACACACACAGATACACGCCCTCCcaccaaaaaatatatatatatatatatatataaaggcATTCGATCAGTAAACTGTTTCATATATCGGCTAAACGTTTTATCAACATGAAGGTATTTTTCTGTCCTATCATTGAAATCATCATGAAagctttatatattttgggCGTGGCTGCGCggttgggggggaggaggcgaCGGGGGCGCAGCAAAGCCTCTCACGTGGGAACATACTGCGCATGGGCGAATGCCTTACCTGCACGGCAATAATGTACaagttttttcctccactgtTATCGCAGCAGTTGATGAGAGCCCCCACGGGGAGGGAAAGCGTGATTCTCATCTTGTTTTTCAACGTTCccgctcttcctcttttcattttgactTATCTCCACAATGGAAtggtaaaagaaaaaggaaaaaaaaaaaaaaaaaaaagtaacttAACCACGCGATGTACACGTATAACTATACGTATATGTTTATGCGCAACAGTGATCTGTAAAATCGCGGAAGggattgcaaaaaggggaaaaaaaataaaacaaaatgaagtaaaaaaaagcaaaaaaaagaaaaaaaaaaagtaaaataaacgCGCGAGCAGTGCTGGCTAAACAACGTTAAAGGGTCAACCGGGCAACTCTCGTTTGACTTATAATATGCTcgcttgaaaaaaatagcacTGCATATTTTGGCAATGCATATGATGCGCGTTACGTAGATGAgtacatatacattacaTACACTCCACCTGATGATGCAATCTTTAACCGCTTTAAGCgaagcatattttttcatttaaaaaaatgcacaaggTGACTTCTGGGCCAGtcgatcatttttttcccgaacCTTTAGAGCTTACGATGTATGTATTGCTAAAGGTTGACGCACGAAGGTACGGTGCttccaaagggaaaaaaaaaaaaaaaaaaaaagaagcttcCAAAGCGTTGGTTGGGGGTTACGGGTTatacccccctttttaacaagGAAAAGAAGTATGCATATTATAAGGCGTAACgttgaagggaaaaaaaaaaggcttttTACGTTTTATGCCTCCCGGGAGATACGTAACAGGTGGACCAAGgatgaacaaaatatatacaccGCGATGGGGGGATGGCTGCCAAAGGGGCAGGCGCTGCTCTTTTCCCACTGCACCCACGCTGGTGACGAAAGGGACACTTTGGCGCCGCAAAGCAAACGCGCCGAAAGGCAAACGCGCTGAAAAATAATTGCGCCGCTTCTCCGCGCCTACATGGGCGATTGCGCGGCGGGGAAGGCAAGGCGCAAATGGTAGGcaaataaaaggaataaaaagcgaagaagtgaaaaatcGCAGTGAGCTGGGCATACCCGTGCAACGCACGACAGGGAAAGTCGCAGCTGTTGGAACGATACGGCGATAAGGGCAACCCCTACTAGCCAAACGTATGCTTgcttgtttattttttttttttttttttggccaaaaAAGTGCcctttttcacctgaacggttcatacTTTTTCCTTCGTGCTATGCAAAGGCATACGCGCCGGGTGCGGAGGGGCGTACCACTGAGGGCTTCAGTAGGCATACCGCATGTGAGCGAAATCTGCACATAATTGCAGCGTAGGTATGCGCGAAGAGGTTAACAGGTGAACTGCTGCGCTGGAAAGTTCTAAAGTTAAACTTCCAAACTGAAACTGCTCTACTAAACGCACGTGTGCATTTTGCTCCCCTACCGTCGGAGGGAGAACGCCTGCGATGCCCGTTCTGTTCTGCCTCCACAAAGCGCAAACACTTTTGCGAAGAAACCATTGAGGTTATCATTTTGAGGTTATCATTGCcgcgtgcaaaaaaaatgaactttgATTGCAACACACAACTGAGTGGAAGAAATCGCCACACCCGctccgtttttttcctcgatTTTATCCTTAgcattttcctcttcgcttttttttttttttttttttttttttgcacaagtAGGGTGATAACTCGTCGCGGTTATTGGCAGCCCTACGCTGATCAGAGGCAAAAAGTGGTGACGTCTACCTACGGGTGACCGCCCTGCctatccaaaaaaaaaaaaaaaaaaaaaaaaaaaaaagattactTTACCGCTTCTCCGCGCAGTGTGCTTCCCACTTCGAAACGATGGAGAACGTAGAGAAGATATACATCCGGAACAAAGCCGAGCTGTCGGACAACTTCTTCTACTTCTACAACTGGGTGAAGCTGAACTTTAACACGTGCCTGATCATAAGCGAGAACAGCAGCCTGCGGAGCAGCGTGCTGTTGGAGCTGCTGAATGGGAAGAAGCTCGTGTTGAGCGAAATCAACGTGTGCGAGGCGTTGTTCCGGCTGGCATGCGGGGGGATCAGCGGTGAGAGTAGcggcggggttagcggtgagATTAGCGATGTGTCGTGCCACCACCGCATTGATGCCCTTTACGCGGAGGAGCTGAAGTTCTTCCTGAAGGGGCGGCTGGCGAGCGACAAACCCGTGGACGAGCAGTTCCTCGAACGGGTGGAGGCCGAAATGGCGCTGCAGAAGGGGTTCTGCAAGGAGAGGCTGAGCTTCCTGgacttccttcttttctccatttttaagaaagcCAAAGTGGATCAAGTGGAGGGGAACAAGTACCCCCACCTGGGCGCGTGGCTTTCCAAAAACAACTTCCCCATAAAGGAGGAAGACATGAACTCCTTTGCCAGCACCAACTTCATTCAGCAAATTATAGAAGACGatttgaagaggaagaagcacacGTGTGTGATTACGAGATTTCCACCTGAACCGAACGGTTACCTCCACCTTGGTCATGCAAAAAGTATATGCCTGAATTTTGGGCTATCGGAGAAGTATGGAGGGAGGACGCACCTACGGTTTGATGATACCAACCCGGTGACGGAGGAAGTGAGGTACATCGAATCTATCCAGGAGGATGTCAAGTGGTTGGGATTCGATTGGAATGAGCATTTGTACTTCGCTTCGGACTACTTCGACCAGCTATACGAATGGGCCATCCAATTGATTAAGCAGGGGGATGCCTACGTAGATGACCAGTCAATTGAGCAGATTAGGGAAAATCGAGGCAGCTTAAAACAACCGGGGGTGAACTCTCCCTTTAGGGAAAGAAGTGTGGAGGAGAATTTGACcctttttaggaaaatgaaAGAGGGAGAGTTTGCAGAAGGGGAGAGGGTCCTCAGGGCAAAAATAGATATGGCTTCTGGGAATATTAACTTAAGGGACCCGATCCTCTACCGCATTATGCATAAGGTGCATCCGAAGAGTGGAGACAAGTGGGTCATCTACCCCATGTATGATTTTGCCCACGGGCAGTCAGATTCTATTGAGAAAATTACCCACTCTATTTGTACCCTCGAATTTGAAACGCATAGGCCGCTCTACGAATGGTTTCAGGAGAAGCTGGGCATTTACAGGACGAGACAAATTGAGTTTGCTCGACTGAATGTAACCTACATGGTGATGAGCAAAAGGAAGCTCCTCACCTTGGTGAATGAAAAGTACGTGGATGGGTGGGATGACCCACGGATGCCTACCATCTCTGGGATGAGAAGGAGAGGCTACAGCCCAGAAGCCATCAAGGATTTCTGTGCCAAAGTTGGTgtagcaaaaagggaaaatatcaTTTCCTATGAGTTACTAGAACTTTGTGCCAGGGAGGATATGAATAAGAAGGCCAAGAGACTcttcgccattttgaagCCCCTAAAGGTTGTTATTACCAATTTTGTTCCGGACAATGAGGAGCTACACGAGTTGAGTGCTCTGAACCATCCCAAGAATGAATCCATGGGGCAGAGGATGATGAAGTTTGAAGAGGAGATCTACATCGATGAGGAGGACTTCCTGGAGAACCCCCCTGAGCATTTCTATCGACTCGCCCCCAACCGGACCGTTCGACTGAGGTACGCCTTCTGCATCACGTGCCACGAGGTCGTCCGGGATGCGGCCACCAACAGGGTCGTCGAGCTCAGGTGCACGTACGACCCGGAGAGTAAGAGCGGCGTGGGTAGCGGCGGTGTCAGCGGCGTTGGCGGAGTCAGCGGTACGTCCGCCGCTACCCCCAACCAGGGCTGCCCCGAAAGCTTGCGGAAAGTAAAATCCACCATCCACTGGGTAGCCAAGTCGAACGCGCAAAGCGCCCAGTTCAGAATCTACGACAAGCTGTTTACCAAGCCGAACCCAGAGTCGTCCAATGACGACCAGGAGGACGTGGAGAAGCTGATGGAGAATTACACAACCCAGTTGGGAAAGCAAGACGGCTgcgaggaagaagaggaaacctcctccccccccgtggaacAGCAAAGCGAAGCTGATGGGAACAACCTGGGGTGGAGAAAATACATCAATAAAAACTCCCTACAGATTCACCAGGGAATCGTGGAGAAGTATGCCACCACTTGCAACGTGGGAGAAGCTATCCAGTTCGAGCGTATTGGGTTCTTCACCAAGGATAGGGACTCCACGGAGGATTGCCCTGTGTTCAACCTGACCGTGGCGCTGGTGGAGAATAGTgcgctgaagaagaagaaggaggacctagtgaagaaggagctggACCGCCTGAAGCGGGAGAAGGCCACCTCCGAGCGCCGCCTCAAGCGGGAGGAGCGCAAGCTGCGCGAGCAGCGCAAGTTGGAGCAGGCGGCAGGGGGAAAGGCCGACGCAGGCCAAGTCGGCGCTGCGGATGTTGCAGCCAGTTGAAGTGGCACGCTCGGctactgcttttttttttgcttccccccaccgGGGACGGGGCAGCAGTTGGGCAGTAGTGCGGCCTGCGCTTCTACCGCGGTGCATAGCAGTAGTGGTAACTGTGCAccccttttaaaattgcgagaaaaaattttcccctttttttttttttttttttttgtaaccctTGTGAGGAGTAGCACATCCGACATGTTCGAACGtgcgcggaaaaaaaaaaaaaaaaaaaaaaagcgaattGAAAAGTTATCCACTAAGTAGGTCACCCCCCTTGCATAGCGTGGCGGAGTGCTTCCCCCATCGGGGAGGAGCAAATGATATGATGAGTCGAACCAGCGGCAAGGGAGCGTATGCCCTCCCCCACAGCCCTTCGTTGCACCGCACGCGTATCAACCCAGTTGCACATGAGGAGACCCAACCGTAGGTGCGTTCTTCCAATGAGCAGAATAAAATTGCGggttacacatttttgcctatgtgtatgtgtaacAGGTGCGTCCCACTTGTGGGGATATTCGCTTCCATCTCGTCCCGCTGCGGctaggggaagaaaaacggCCTTTCCGTTTCCCCCGAGGGGAGCTATACTCGCGTGTTTCACTCTCGAGGGAGAAGCCAGCACGGCGCCCAAACGGCCAACACAGTTTTGTGCATATGTTTATACTGTGCttaggatttttttttttttttcccatttggtttGTAATCTTTAGAGAAAAATAACGTAAATGGGGAGaagttctcttttttttttttcatattttattttatattatactttatattttattttattttttttattatttttttttttttttccgttcacgcgttttctttttcatccttgctcccccccttttgtccTTCCCCCAGTTCTCTCTCCTCTGAGGTCATTCATTTGTAGCTTTTCTTCATCCCCCCGCAGCGACAATCCGTTTGCGCGACTTTGCTTGGCACTCCACAACTTAGTGCCTACCCCCCTCTTCACCTCGACGGCTTCGCGCGCCCCGCGTTTGTCCCCTCTCCCTTTGCCCTgccctttgttttttttttttcttttttttagtaatgTGAAGTACCATTTCGCCACGGCGAGTTTGCACATAGGTAGCGCCCACGCACAGGCGGATAATTACCCTTGACCAGCACCTTCGTGCGGACACAAGCACACACGAGTAGCTAAGATGGGTGTGAAAAACAAGTGCATGTTG includes:
- a CDS encoding glutaminyl-tRNA synthetase, putative (encoded by transcript PVX_082520A), coding for MENVEKIYIRNKAELSDNFFYFYNWVKLNFNTCLIISENSSLRSSVLLELLNGKKLVLSEINVCEALFRLACGGISGESSGGVSGEISDVSCHHRIDALYAEELKFFLKGRLASDKPVDEQFLERVEAEMALQKGFCKERLSFLDFLLFSIFKKAKVDQVEGNKYPHLGAWLSKNNFPIKEEDMNSFASTNFIQQIIEDDLKRKKHTCVITRFPPEPNGYLHLGHAKSICLNFGLSEKYGGRTHLRFDDTNPVTEEVRYIESIQEDVKWLGFDWNEHLYFASDYFDQLYEWAIQLIKQGDAYVDDQSIEQIRENRGSLKQPGVNSPFRERSVEENLTLFRKMKEGEFAEGERVLRAKIDMASGNINLRDPILYRIMHKVHPKSGDKWVIYPMYDFAHGQSDSIEKITHSICTLEFETHRPLYEWFQEKLGIYRTRQIEFARLNVTYMVMSKRKLLTLVNEKYVDGWDDPRMPTISGMRRRGYSPEAIKDFCAKVGVAKRENIISYELLELCAREDMNKKAKRLFAILKPLKVVITNFVPDNEELHELSALNHPKNESMGQRMMKFEEEIYIDEEDFLENPPEHFYRLAPNRTVRLRYAFCITCHEVVRDAATNRVVELRCTYDPESKSGVGSGGVSGVGGVSGTSAATPNQGCPESLRKVKSTIHWVAKSNAQSAQFRIYDKLFTKPNPESSNDDQEDVEKLMENYTTQLGKQDGCEEEEETSSPPVEQQSEADGNNLGWRKYINKNSLQIHQGIVEKYATTCNVGEAIQFERIGFFTKDRDSTEDCPVFNLTVALVENSALKKKKEDLVKKELDRLKREKATSERRLKREERKLREQRKLEQAAGGKADAGQVGAADVAAS
- a CDS encoding syntaxin 5, putative (encoded by transcript PVX_082530A), yielding MPYVDKTEEFFKAVERLSNDSFDFRKDRTVGQDTEVNELASKITDLLHRGNQKLQQLERCVRQKGIFNDKTSQIEELTYEVKQTITDATNDVDALVQYVCNLSISNPQGRTHLDNIIFSLKNRLFEFTKKFKDVLHIRSEHIKKQVNRRNMYSYTTTESTFSNDNYKFTPLRDIDIEGGQQQTLKMPERTSYLHSRADAMENIQKIIGDLAQMFQKVATMVTQQDEMIRRIDEDIDTSLYNTREGQNYLLTYFNRLTNTRTLILQIFACIFILIVFFVLFT
- a CDS encoding 60S ribosomal protein L23, putative (encoded by transcript PVX_082525A), whose translation is MKRGRAGTLKNKMRITLSLPVGALINCCDNSGGKNLYIIAVQGFGSCLNRLPAASLGDMVLATVKKGKPDLRKKVLNAIITRQSKAWRRHEGYFIYFEDNAGVIVNPKGEMKGSAITGPVARECAELWPKLSSAASAIV